A region from the Drosophila ananassae strain 14024-0371.13 chromosome 2L, ASM1763931v2, whole genome shotgun sequence genome encodes:
- the LOC6500309 gene encoding leukocyte receptor cluster member 1 homolog: protein MNILPKKRWHVRTKDNIARVRRDEAAAQVEEQKRQEKLELAESEARINFLRRQSGLPEKTSQAQSAPVHNEAESQAPLNLFEDYQNHVKTTNKELEKEKKEEQEKYEKQIGYLTYLGQDTNEALKVRSWYEVAPKREEVGDPNAKELHLKQKLAQDPLTLINALLPPEKRTKEATKRKRERIPTIPPGESSPAHSSRSSHSKSKKQKKEKQERKHKKSKTHKSHKREAKKESLLAAEHQKRENLDRLRRERLRREMAERLRSEALFAPKEPASVASTPAPTPKIVQKYNSQFNPEFAKQNQV from the exons ATGAATATTTTACCCAAAAAACG GTGGCATGTGCGCACCAAGGATAACATCGCCCGAGTGCGCCGCGACGAGGCGGCGGCCCAAGTGGAGGAGCAGAAGCGCCAGGAGAAACTAGAGCTAGCG GAGAGCGAGGCCCGCATAAACTTCCTGCGCCGCCAATCGGGCCTCCCTGAAAAGACTTCCCAAGCACAAAGTGCACCCGTCCACAACGAGGCGGAGTCACAAGCGCCGTTGAACCTGTTCGAGGACTACCAGAACCATGTGAAGACCACCAATAAGGAGCTGGAGAAGGAGAAGAAGGAAGAACAGGAAAAGTACGAGAAGCAGATCGGCTACCTCACATATTTGGGCCAGGACACAAATGAGGCGCTGAAAGTGCGCAGCTGGTACGAAGTAGCACCCAAAAGAGAGGAAGTTGGCGATCCTAACGCTAAGGAACTTCATCTGAAGCAGAAGTTGGCCCAAGATCCTTTAACCCTGATTAATGCCTTGCTGCCGCCGGAGAAAAGGACCAAGGAGGCAACGAAACGGAAAAGAGAAAGGATCCCGACGATCCCACCCGGGGAGTCATCACCAGCCCACTCGTCACGCTCCTCACACTCCAAGTCCAAGAAGCAGAAAAAGGAGAAACAGGAAAGGAAACACAAGAAAAGCAAAACACATAAGAGCCACAAAAGGGAGGCCAAGAAAGAATCACTCCTGGCTGCTGAACACCAGAAGCGCGAAAATCTGGACAGGTTAAGAAGGGAACGCCTGAGACGAGAGATGGCTGAGCGGCTGCGTTCCGAAGCCCTGTTCGCTCCCAAGGAACCCGCTAGTGTAGCGTCCACACCAGCTCCCACGCCCAAAATAGTCCAAAAGTACAATAGTCAGTTTAATCCAGAATTCGCAAAGCAGAATCAGGTTTAG